The DNA window AACAGCTTCGAATTTAACCGACGTCAATTCATGTGGGGAGTCAGCGCATCATCAGCGCTTGGAATATCCGGCATTGCGTCTGGTACTGCGACAAGTGAAAACGGTCATCCCATGTACAAGGGGATCACATGGCCGAAGAACCAAGCTCTACCCAAGTTTCGGAAGGCGAAATACCTGGATGTTCTTGACATCCGTGAAGTGGAGTTTAGCCATCTATTTCTCACTACATTACAAGGAGTAGTGAATCGAAAACGACCCCGTATATACATCATTACTGACTTTGAAGAAGGACCACATACTTGGATTAGCGAGTTCGATGTCGATTATACTGTTCACAACACCGAAAGTGAGATCCAGTCCGTTATCGACGACTATATTGACGAGATCAGAACAGTGATCGTGTATGATCCAGATGTTCCTGCATCCGTTAATGTGGGTACCACGATCGCAGGGGTAGAAGACGGGGTTGTCACCGATCATAAACTAGGGATGGAGTTGATCAATAAGTACGATCATCTCGATCTACGGGATCTCCGTGGAAAGTTCGATGATGCACAGACTGCGTATCAATGGCAACTGGATGAATATTGGTCAGAGACAAGTGATCGGCATATCGTTGGTTTATCTGGTGGTGATGATGTACCAGTCGAGGAGATCCCAAGTGAACGTCAAGACTATTATGATGTAGTCTTGGCTGAAAGCAACCAAATACGAGACAGTTCGAACCACGATGTGTATGAAGTTGATCTTTCTTCGTATCTCGGTAGTAACGCTTTCTACCTCCGATTCGATGATGCGTTCGAGGATGATGGTTGGGGCCCAGGAGTGTACAGCATTCGTGTAGAAACGCATACTGGTAATACTGTCGCCGACTTCCAGCCTACTACTGATGATGAAGATCAATATCTATATGATCCAAACAATTCGAAAGTAAAAGAAAATTTGAAATTAAGATTCGCAGACATGGGTGCCTACTTTATCTATAAATTTCAGACGCCCACTGAGGCGACGGGATTGACCGCCTACATAGAAATGGAAAATCAGTTTGAAGTTGCAGCAACGACTACCACGCCCCCCGATCCATCCGAGACTGTGTTCAAGCCATTCTCGAAATTCCGCGATTATGCGGTTGCAACACGGGCCTTGACGCTGTGGCCTAATGGGGATATACAGGATCTGTTTGGGACGGTTCTCGATAGATTGGAACCAAACAGTCCCTACCTTGGGTGGTTCGGTAGTGATTTCGAGGGAGAAGTAAGTGGCGTCGAGCAGTGTTCACAGAATTCAGTCTATGTTGGGGCAACCGATTATTTTGACAATATGACTGTCTTCTCCGGTGTGAACGCAAACGTTGGCTGTCGGCATTATCATTGGGGAGCTGATTGTCCTCAGCTGGAGAACAAGGTGTATGTTACTCTTACGTATACCGAAGGAGACAACCTACAATATAATCAACATCGAATGCGATACCTCTGGGATGATGACGCTCGTGGTGAAATACCGATAAATTGGTCAACATCACCACAATTAGCGGACGCAGCTCCGTCGATCCTGTCACACTACCAGCGCACCGCAACTGAAAACGACCACTTGACCTGTGGTCCATCCGGTCTTGGATATATGTATCCACGTCCGTGGCCAGATGAAACGCTGGAGGAATTCACGAAACAGACAGCACGCTATATGCGACGGACTGATCTCAATACCATATATATGTTGGATCGTGAAAGTGGCGAGAACGTGTCCCTAAGTGCCGAAACCATCAACCAATATGCGGAAGATATCAATCCAAAAGGGGTCACGCTCAATTTCGGCGGTGAAGTTCCAGCGGAGACCGACATCCTTAATGATCGACTTGCCCGAGCTGCCGGTCCCCTCGTTAGCGATGCAGATCGGCTTGTCGACGTAATCGAATCGGAAACACCCGACGACTGGAACGGGGAATCACCAGTCTTCATCGCCATCGGTCTCCTTGCGTGGAACCTGACTCCCACCGAAGTCGTGGAAGGGCTTGAAGATCTTGGGTCCGAATACGAGATCGTAACTAGCGACGATTTCTTCGATTTGGTCTGGGAGGAAGGTGATCAGTGAAATAAAGATCAGTGTCGGTTGACGACTACAGCTTAACGAGAATTGTTTTGATATCGAAGGGATCAAACGGCAGATCGACGGTACCCGGATTCGAGAGGGACAGGTTCGATTTTTCATCCTCGATAAGATTCATCGTCGATGCTGCCTGCACCGGAAAGTCAAATTCGAGTGTGGCCTCGGTCTGTCTTCCCCAGGCTTCGTAGAGACGGATGACGAGTGCATCATCATAGTCTTCCGCCCGTTTGATCGACTCGATGACTACACCCTCGCCATTTATTTCAATCGGTGCGTGCTCGGTACGCTCTTTGACCGGGCGAATAAAAGATGGGACATTTATCTCATAGCCTGTTTCGACGACAGAGCCTTCTTGAAGGGATCCACTGTGCGGATAGAGGGAGTATTGGAATTGATGATGACCGCGATCCGCTTCGGGATCAGGTGAATTCGGTGCACGTAATAGTGACAACCCGATATCCGCGTCATCGACGTGAACACCATACTTGCAATCATTCATTACCGATACGCCATACTCATGCTCTGAAACATCGACCCAGTATTGATGTGGCTCTTCGAAAACCGCCTCGTCCCATGACGTATTTTCGTGCGTCTCCCGTTCGATGTGGCCAAATTGAATATCATAGGTTGCAGTGTTCGTATGGACGTTTATCGGGAAATGGACCTTCAACAATCGTTCCTCCTCATGCCAATCGACGTCCGTTTGGAAATCAATCCGTCCTTCCCCCCGTTCCAGCGAAATGTCTTGGATTAGGGTAGACTCCTCGAACTCTCGTTTCTGTCGAATCGTCGCTTTGACAGGCCCAGATTCGATGATGTCCGTTTCGACTGGGGGACTCAATTCGTCACCGACGGCAGTTACGTCCTGGTCGATATCCCATGCATCCCAGGCTTCGGGATGGTCTCGATAACTCACAAACCGATTACCCGGCTTGGATAATATCTCTCGACTCGCCTGTTTATCGTAGCAGGTAATTGTGCCATCATCGTTCAGGTCAACACGTAGCTGGGCATTCTCGATATGCGATGAGGAAACCGTCAACGGATCATTCTCAAATGCTGGTTCTCCTTCGATGATTTCGATCGTTGTCGTCCCGAGTGCGGGAACCTCATTCGTTCGAACGAATAGGGCATTCGAGCCCGATTCTGAACGTTGAATTGGTAATGGGACCCCATCGTTCGAAATAGCAACTAAATTCTCCTCCAAGTCATCCGGGAGCATTTCCGGATCTATCTCTACAACCATATCCCGCGCCCAGGACAATGAGTTCGTGACACAGATGAGGTTTGATGATTCAGCGGTCGTTACAAGACTCCTCAAGGCGTCATCCGTCACCGATTTAGTCGTCTCGAATACGCGCTCATAATCCCGTTCAGCATCAGCGTATACCTCTGTAACAGATGACCCCGGGAGAATGTCGTGAAATTGGTTGAATAGTAATCTCTTCCAGGCCTGCTCCAAGTTGGTATGTTGGTATTCATACCCTTCATCGTAAGCGAGCGCAAGTGAAGACCAAAGTTCTGCTTCTCGGAGAGCGAACTCTCCTTTTCGGTTATTCCGTTTGGTTCGAGCTTGCGTCGTCAACGTTCCTCGATGCATTTCGAGATATAATTCGCCGACCCACGTTGGGAGATCGTCAGTTGATGCAGAGAGTCTATCGAAATAACCTTGTAACGACCCAAAAGAGACGTCGGGAAGCGATCCTATTTCGTTGATGATTTCCCGGTTCTCAATCATCTCTCGTGTCGGCCCACCACCACCGTCACCCCAACCAAAGAGATACGCGGTTTCCTCGACGATATCGTTTTCATCGTTTTCGAGGACGGAATCTCGAATCTGTTTAACGCTCATGTCCCCATTGTAGGTATCTGCTGGTGGAAAATGGCTGAGAACCGATGAGCCACCGATTCCTTCCCATTTGAAAGAGGTGTATGGGATATCATTGACGTTGTTCCAGCTCAATTTTTGGGTGAAGAAGTAGGGACAATCGGCGGCACGAGCGATTTCTGGAAGCGACCCACTGTAACCAAACACATCTGGAATGAACGTGATCTGTGGGTCAATATCGAATTTGTCACGGAAATACCGTTTCCCGAGCAAATATTGTCTCGCCAATGCTTCACCACCGGCGAGATTGATATCTGATTCAACCCAAAGTGCGCCTGTTGGCTGCCAAGTCCCCGTATCGATCTGTGACTCTATTCTTTCAAAAATTGACGGATACCGATTGCGGACGAATTCATACAGATGTGGTTGTGACTGAAGGAACGTAAATTCAGGATACTCCTCCATCAACTTCAGCACGTTCGAAAACGATCGTGCCCCTTTTCGAGTTGTCTCGGACCAAGGCCAGAGCCAAGCAAGGTCAATATGTGCATGACCTACCGCGGTGATATCATATCCAGTTAGGTCCGATCGCAAATCTGCTTTTAGCTCGTCAAGAATGCTGAGCGCGTTGGAAGCTGTTCGTTCATATGAT is part of the Haladaptatus sp. R4 genome and encodes:
- a CDS encoding GxGYxYP domain-containing protein, with the protein product MDRNQSYDSTENSFEFNRRQFMWGVSASSALGISGIASGTATSENGHPMYKGITWPKNQALPKFRKAKYLDVLDIREVEFSHLFLTTLQGVVNRKRPRIYIITDFEEGPHTWISEFDVDYTVHNTESEIQSVIDDYIDEIRTVIVYDPDVPASVNVGTTIAGVEDGVVTDHKLGMELINKYDHLDLRDLRGKFDDAQTAYQWQLDEYWSETSDRHIVGLSGGDDVPVEEIPSERQDYYDVVLAESNQIRDSSNHDVYEVDLSSYLGSNAFYLRFDDAFEDDGWGPGVYSIRVETHTGNTVADFQPTTDDEDQYLYDPNNSKVKENLKLRFADMGAYFIYKFQTPTEATGLTAYIEMENQFEVAATTTTPPDPSETVFKPFSKFRDYAVATRALTLWPNGDIQDLFGTVLDRLEPNSPYLGWFGSDFEGEVSGVEQCSQNSVYVGATDYFDNMTVFSGVNANVGCRHYHWGADCPQLENKVYVTLTYTEGDNLQYNQHRMRYLWDDDARGEIPINWSTSPQLADAAPSILSHYQRTATENDHLTCGPSGLGYMYPRPWPDETLEEFTKQTARYMRRTDLNTIYMLDRESGENVSLSAETINQYAEDINPKGVTLNFGGEVPAETDILNDRLARAAGPLVSDADRLVDVIESETPDDWNGESPVFIAIGLLAWNLTPTEVVEGLEDLGSEYEIVTSDDFFDLVWEEGDQ
- a CDS encoding glycoside hydrolase family 38 C-terminal domain-containing protein; protein product: MLDVTRSKRANDSSNWLQDVAILESDPVDSISYYKTAEFREPSTLSFSEFSPCEIGFRWHRNRNTTSNDRRDAETDLLTGDLLPDRLALGDNVWFRLQFTIPESMRDHPVSLKFRVEPLKQPTEAEQLPRLEALCYRNGEPWKAFDDGHDELRLTDSAEGDESFDLLIEAGTTTLWGLLDVEEFVLDTAHIYAERKKVKLLARNYNLLNDLRKEIPEESPNWNKITRGLVEASHAFAFDAGDEASYERTASNALSILDELKADLRSDLTGYDITAVGHAHIDLAWLWPWSETTRKGARSFSNVLKLMEEYPEFTFLQSQPHLYEFVRNRYPSIFERIESQIDTGTWQPTGALWVESDINLAGGEALARQYLLGKRYFRDKFDIDPQITFIPDVFGYSGSLPEIARAADCPYFFTQKLSWNNVNDIPYTSFKWEGIGGSSVLSHFPPADTYNGDMSVKQIRDSVLENDENDIVEETAYLFGWGDGGGGPTREMIENREIINEIGSLPDVSFGSLQGYFDRLSASTDDLPTWVGELYLEMHRGTLTTQARTKRNNRKGEFALREAELWSSLALAYDEGYEYQHTNLEQAWKRLLFNQFHDILPGSSVTEVYADAERDYERVFETTKSVTDDALRSLVTTAESSNLICVTNSLSWARDMVVEIDPEMLPDDLEENLVAISNDGVPLPIQRSESGSNALFVRTNEVPALGTTTIEIIEGEPAFENDPLTVSSSHIENAQLRVDLNDDGTITCYDKQASREILSKPGNRFVSYRDHPEAWDAWDIDQDVTAVGDELSPPVETDIIESGPVKATIRQKREFEESTLIQDISLERGEGRIDFQTDVDWHEEERLLKVHFPINVHTNTATYDIQFGHIERETHENTSWDEAVFEEPHQYWVDVSEHEYGVSVMNDCKYGVHVDDADIGLSLLRAPNSPDPEADRGHHQFQYSLYPHSGSLQEGSVVETGYEINVPSFIRPVKERTEHAPIEINGEGVVIESIKRAEDYDDALVIRLYEAWGRQTEATLEFDFPVQAASTMNLIEDEKSNLSLSNPGTVDLPFDPFDIKTILVKL